A window of Patescibacteria group bacterium contains these coding sequences:
- a CDS encoding triose-phosphate isomerase, whose amino-acid sequence MKTVIANWKMNVGTRESVALARGVLLALRGRSCFPETVLCPPFPALSEVRKVLARSHASLGAQDLFWEDAGAFTGEVSPRMLLEHGVTHAIIGHSERRQHLGETDEMVGKKTRAALEAGLNAILCVGETAAERDAGAQEAVVERQLRAALTGARPKGQARLLVAYEPVWAIGTGRSASPADAAAMHAHVRSLVAKLAPALSSRLSVLYGGSVDGKNAHSFLREKEVDGVLVGGASVKHTEFAEILSAACDVIEAQG is encoded by the coding sequence ATGAAAACCGTCATCGCCAACTGGAAGATGAACGTCGGCACCCGCGAGAGCGTGGCGCTCGCGCGCGGGGTGCTTTTGGCGCTGCGCGGCCGCAGCTGTTTCCCGGAGACGGTGCTGTGCCCGCCGTTCCCGGCGCTCTCCGAAGTGCGCAAGGTGCTCGCGCGAAGCCATGCCTCGCTCGGCGCGCAAGACCTGTTCTGGGAGGATGCTGGCGCGTTCACGGGCGAGGTGTCGCCGCGGATGCTGCTCGAGCACGGGGTCACGCATGCGATCATCGGTCACTCCGAGCGCCGGCAGCACCTGGGCGAGACCGACGAGATGGTGGGGAAAAAGACGCGCGCCGCGCTTGAGGCCGGATTGAACGCGATCTTATGCGTGGGCGAGACCGCGGCCGAGCGCGACGCCGGCGCGCAGGAGGCGGTCGTCGAGCGCCAGCTGCGCGCGGCACTCACGGGCGCGCGGCCGAAAGGCCAGGCGCGCCTGCTCGTCGCCTACGAGCCCGTGTGGGCGATCGGCACCGGCCGTTCCGCTTCCCCGGCCGATGCCGCGGCGATGCACGCGCATGTCCGCAGCCTCGTGGCGAAGCTCGCTCCAGCCCTCTCATCCCGTTTGAGCGTGCTGTACGGCGGATCCGTGGACGGGAAGAACGCCCATTCCTTCCTGCGCGAGAAGGAGGTCGACGGCGTGCTCGTGGGCGGCGCCTCCGTGAAGCATACCGAGTTCGCCGAGATCCTCTCTGCCGCCTGCGACGTGATCGAAGCCCAAGGCTGA